In one Alnus glutinosa chromosome 12, dhAlnGlut1.1, whole genome shotgun sequence genomic region, the following are encoded:
- the LOC133852060 gene encoding potassium transporter 5-like: MEVSDVVEEEDKSTEETQQEEYEVLPQHQQQLKGKKISWPKLRRYDSLDIESRTVKGHAHGHGSKGVGWSVVLHLAFQSIGIVYGDIGTSPLYVYSSTFSSGIINHNDDILGVLSLIFYTLTLIPLVKYVLIVLQANDNGDGGTFALYSLICRYAKVGLIPSQQAEDQEVSNFQLELPSSRLKRASTLKSKLENSRFAKIFLLFATMLGTSMVIGDGVLTPCISVLSAVGGIKQATSTMTDNMIVWISVAILIFLFMIQRFGTDKVGYTFAPIICVWFAFIGGIGIYNFIKFDPTVIKAINPKYIVQYFQRNKKEAWISLGGIVLAITGTEALFADVGHFTVRSIQISMCSLTYPALVFAYTGQAAFLRKNMNHVAETFFESIPGPLYWPVFVVAVLAAIIASQAMISGTFSIIQQSLSLGCFPRVKIVHTSAKYEGQVYIPEINYLLMLACVGVTLGFRSTARIGNAYGIAVVFVMTLTSSFLVLIMIMIWKTHILLIIFYVLVIGTVELLYLSSVLYKFDQGGYLPLAFAAALMTIMYIWNYVYRRKYYYELDHKISLDKLKEALTGTNICQIPGLAIFYSELVQGIPPIFKHYVANVPALHSILVFVSIKSLPISKVPVEERFLIRRVEPKELNVFRCVVRYGYMDVRNEQEPFEILLIERLKEFIVDDFWFSQRMLINNDENNGENDDENKDVRQVDEEKRQEAVQREIEALEKACRAGVVHLIGENEVVAGKLAGIGKRILIDYAYNFLRRNLRQTEKVFDIPHKRMLKVGMTYEL, translated from the exons ATGGAAGTCTCTGAtgtagtagaagaagaagataaaagtaCTGAAGAAACTCAGCAGGAGGAATATGAAGTACTTCCTCAACATCAACAACAACTCAAAGGGAAGAAAATTTCATGGCCAAAGTTGCGAAGATACGACTCCTTAGACATCGAATCCAGAACCGTCAAGGGTCATGCTCATGGCCATGGCTCCAAG ggtGTCGGGTGGTCGGTGGTGTTGCATCTAGCATTCCAGAGCATTGGAATTGTGTACGGGGACATTGGCACATCACCTCTATATGTGTACTCCAGCACCTTCTCAAGCGGCATCATCAACCATAACGACGACATTTTGGGTGttctttctttgatattttaCACCCTCACCTTGATCCCTTTGGTCAAATACGTTCTTATCGTCTTACAGGCCAACGATAATGGTGACG gaGGGACATTTGCATTGTATTCTCTCATATGCCGATATGCGAAGGTGGGTTTGATCCCGAGTCAGCAAGCAGAGGACCAGGAGGTGTCGAATTTCCAGCTTGAGTTGCCGAGCAGCCGTCTAAAGAGGGCGTCAACGCTCAAGTCTAAGCTGGAAAACAGCCGGTTTGCCAAGATCTTCCTTTTGTTCGCCACCATGCTCGGCACTTCCATGGTGATTGGCGACGGCGTTCTCACTCCTTGCATCTCCG TTTTGTCAGCAGTGGGAGGGATCAAGCAAGCTACGTCTACAATGACGGACA ATATGATTGTTTGGATATCAGTTGCCATCTTGATCTTCCTATTTATGATTCAAAGATTTGGAACTGACAAAGTGGGCTATACCTTTGCTCCAATAATTTGCGTTTGGTTCGCATTCATCGGGGGCATTGGCATTTacaatttcatcaaatttgaTCCAACTGTTATCAAGGCCATAAATCCAAAATACATCGTTCAATATTTCCAAAGGAACAAAAAAGAAGCATGGATATCCCTTGGTGGCATTGTGCTTGCCATAACAG GAACTGAAGCCTTATTTGCCGATGTCGGCCACTTCACAGTTCGGTCGATACAAATAAGCATGTGTTCCTTGACATACCCAGCACTCGTGTTTGCATACACTGGTCAAGCTGCCTTCCTCCGCAAGAACATGAACCATGTTGCAGAAACCTTCTTCGAGTCAATACCAG GTCCTTTGTATTGGCCAGTGTTTGTTGTAGCCGTATTGGCAGCCATTATAGCTAGTCAAGCTATGATTTCAGGAACTTTCTCTATAATCCAACAATCCTTGTCATTGGGATGTTTCCCTCGTGTGAAAATTGTGCATACATCGGCTAAGTATGAAGGACAAGTTTACATACCAGAAATCAATTACCTTCTTATGCTGGCTTGTGTAGGGGTCACTTTAGGATTCAGAAGCACCGCAAGGATTGGCAATGCATACG GGATTGCAGTGGTATTTGTCATGACTCTCACGTCTTCCTTTCTCGTACTAATCATGATCATGATATGGAAAACCCACATACTTCTCATTATCTTCTATGTTCTTGTCATTGGCACTGTGGAGCTTCTGTATTTAAGCTCGGTGCTCTACAAATTCGACCAAGGAGGATATCTTCCACTAGCCTTCGCCGCAGCACTAATGACTATTATGTATATTTGGAACTATGTGTATAGAAGAAAGTATTACTATGAGCTTGATCACAAAATCTCTTTGGATAAGCTCAAGGAGGCTCTCACTGGCACAAACATTTGTCAAATACCTGGGCTTGCAATTTTCTATTCAGAGCTTGTTCAGGGCATCCCGCCTATTTTCAAGCACTATGTTGCAAACGTTCCTGCATTGCACTCGATCCTTGTTTTCGTTTCCATCAAGTCATTGCCCATCAGCAAGGTTCCGGTGGAAGAGCGTTTCCTCATCCGTCGAGTGGAGCCTAAGGAGCTCAATGTGTTTCGTTGTGTTGTGAGATATGGATACATGGACGTGCGTAATGAGCAAGAGCCTTTTGAGATCTTGTTGATTGAAAGGTTGAAGGAGTTCATTGTAGATGATTTTTGGTTTTCCCAAAGAATGCTCATCAACAATGATGAAAATAATGGAGAGAATGATGATGAAAATAAGGATGTAAGGcaagttgatgaagagaagCGACAAGAGGCCGTGCAGAGAGAGATTGAGGCCCTGGAAAAAGCATGCCGCGCGGGGGTTGTCCACTTGATTGGTGAGAATGAAGTGGTGGCAGGCAAATTGGCTGGTATAGGaaagagaattttgatagaTTATGCTTACAATTTTCTGAGGAGAAATTTGAGACAGACTGAGAAAGTGTTTGATATTCCTCACAAGCGAATGCTAAAAGTGGGCATGACTTACGAACTTTAA